TCGCATTAATCATAATCGGTGAGGAAAGTCGCAAGGATGCGATTTCGGTGTCCAGTGAGGTTTCTTCAAACGCTGCATTCGGCAAGCTGTTCGGAACAAAGCTAACTTCATCAAAACTATTTGCACCATTTTCCCCAGTGATAAGAGCATTTCGGATATGGTCCAGCTTTCTAATCGAACGACGATCCATTGTACCCCTCCTAGACTTTCGCTCCCAGAAAAAAGGGATACGCCAGAGCGTATCCCCATGAGTCCTACTTTTTATCTTACTTGAACTTGTCTTTCAGATCACCGAACAACTCGCCCAATGTCACGCCCATTGGTTGGTTGTTTTCTTGGGTGAATTGCTGCTGTTCACGCTTGCTCGCGCGTTCTGCCTGTTCAACACGGTCTTCTTCTACTGCACGGATACTGAGGCTAATGCGCTGTTCTTGTGGAACAACATCCAAAACCTTCACCTGTACCTCTTGGCCCTCTTTCAGCACCTCACTCGGTGTATTTACCCGGCGATTTGCAATCTGTGAGATGTGTACGAGGCCTTCGATTCCAGGAGCCAGCTCAATAAATGCACCGAAGGACACCAACCGTTTTACAGAGCCATTCAAAATAGAGCCCGCTTTGAAATCTTCTGCAACACTCGCCCATGGACCCGCTTGCGTTTCCTTGATACTGAGGCCAATGCGCTCGTTTTCACGGTCAATTTTGAGGACCTTCACTTGTACCTTGTCGCCTTCTTTCACGACATCGGACGGCTTATCTACACGGTTCCAAGCAAGCTCGGATACGTGAACCAATCCATCAACACCACCGATATCCACGAATACGCCGAAATCGGTCATACGCTGAACCGTTCCTTCTAATACTTGACCCACTTGGATTTTATCCATAATGGATTGCTTTTGCACTTTTACTTCGTCTTCCAAAACCGCTTTATGGGACAGGATGACTTTATTCTTTTCCTTATCCATTTCTACCACTTTCAAAGCCAATGTTTTGCCTTTGTAATCGGAGAAGTCTTCAACGAAATGACGCTCTACCATAGACGCCGGAATGAAGCCGCGAACGCCTACATCAACAACCAGGCCGCCCTTCACTACTTCTTTCACGGTCGCT
The window above is part of the Brevibacillus antibioticus genome. Proteins encoded here:
- the rpsA gene encoding 30S ribosomal protein S1: MMEETNVSLTDATTISVGDVVKATVTKVEDKQALVDLGYKYDGLIPISELSPLHVEKVTDVVAVGDTFEVKVIKLNDEKEELVVSKKAVAMESSWSDLEQKMQAGEIIEATVKEVVKGGLVVDVGVRGFIPASMVERHFVEDFSDYKGKTLALKVVEMDKEKNKVILSHKAVLEDEVKVQKQSIMDKIQVGQVLEGTVQRMTDFGVFVDIGGVDGLVHVSELAWNRVDKPSDVVKEGDKVQVKVLKIDRENERIGLSIKETQAGPWASVAEDFKAGSILNGSVKRLVSFGAFIELAPGIEGLVHISQIANRRVNTPSEVLKEGQEVQVKVLDVVPQEQRISLSIRAVEEDRVEQAERASKREQQQFTQENNQPMGVTLGELFGDLKDKFK